CTGGAGCTCCAGGACTCGGCCGAAGTGCGCGAGAACAGCACCGCATGGGGAGAGCTGCGAGCCAGCGCGGTCTTCGAGCCGGAGCTCCGGGAGGACCTGGCCCGGGCCACCTTGATCTGGGTCCAGGAGATGGCCGACCTGCTCGGCAGGGTGGTCCCGTTGGCCTCCGCGACGGCGCTCGCCTCCGCCGCGGAGCGGTTGACCGCATTGTTGGAAGGCCTGAGCATGCGCTGGCTCAGCGGTGGCCTGCCGCTCGACCACGCACGCGCCCTGCTGCTGGAGGCGATCGACGCGGAGCTCAGGCGACTCCAGCGGTAGTCGACCGACCCGGCGCAGCGCGAGGGGCATCCGTCCAAGCACCAGGGCGGGTGCCCCTCGCATTTCCGCAGTTCGGCCACCCAAGCCGCCTGGTCGGCGCGCGCCAGGCGCCCGCCAGGCGCCCGCCAGACGCCCGGGCCCGCGCCCCACCCCCGCCCGACACAGACGCCCCACCAACCGATTCTCGCATTTCTTGACTGATTTTTCAGTCAGTGCGAGAGTGGGCCACGTCAGGGCGCGGCACTGGGGGGTGGGCCGACCCCGCCGGAGTCATACTTTGAGCAGGAGAGTGCAATGACTGATCCGAGGATGCAGCTCGCCCGGGTCCCCATGGACGACGTTCCCCACGCGCGGACCTGGATGTCCTGGCCGTCTCGCAAGTCGGTCTGGGGTCGGCGCTTGCGCGGGGTCCAGGAGGACATCGCACTCATCGCCCGGACGATCTCCCGCTACGAGCCCGTGGTGATGTGCGCACCTGACGACTACTCGGTCTCCGAGGCCCGCTCCTACTGCGGCCCGACCGTCTCGGTGATCGGCTCGGTCCCGACCGACGACCTCTGGATGCGCGACATCGCCCCCGTCTTCCGGCGCGACGGCCACGGCCATCTGGAGGCGGTCAGCCTCAACTTCAACGGCTGGGGACACAAGCAGACGCACTCCTACGACAAGCACGTCGCGGAGGAGATCGCCTACCAGAACGGCCAGCGGTTCGTCCGCGCCGACTTCGTCGGCGAGGGCGGCGCGATCGAGACCGACGGCGACGGAACCGTGATGGCGACCGAGAGCAGCCTGGTCAACAAGAACCGCAACCGCGGCATGAGCCGGGACGAGATCGAGGAGGCCGTGCTCTACACGTACGGCGCGCAGCGGATGATCTGGGTGCCCGGCATCAAGGGCAAGGACATCACCGACGACCACATCGACGTGACCTCGCGGTTCGTCCGCCCCGGCGTGGTGATGGTCCAGCTGCCGCCCAACGAGCGCACCGACGAGTGGGCTCGGGACGCCCGTGAGCAGTTCGCCATCCTGGCCGGCGAGACCGACGCGCGCGGGCGCCGGCTGGAGATCATCCGGGTGGACGGCCCGGACAGCGTGCGCTCCCGCAGCGCGGACTTCGTGGACTCGTACCTCAACTTCCACGTCGTCAACGGGGCGGTGATCACCGCGCAGTTCGGCGACGCCTACAAGGACATGGCCGCACGGCGAGCGCTGGAGGCGGCCTTCCCCGGGCGCGAGGTCGTCCAGCTCGACGTCGACCGGCTGATGGAGGGTGGCGGCGGCATCCACTGCTCGACCATGCACGAGCCGCTGCCTTACTGATCGCCCCCAGCGCGGCACATCCCGCCTGCTGCCACGCCACCGCCGCACCCGCACCCGCACAACCCGTCACCCCTGCGCACCCTCTGACGTCTCCTCGCGTTCTCGCGCGCCTCCTGACGCACCCTCAGCGGTCCACAGCCGCACCTGCCACACCGTTCTGGAGATCCCACATGTCCCCTTCCAACTTCTCGCGCCGCACGACGCTCCGCACCCTCGCCGGCGTCGGCCTGCTCGCCCTGGGCGCCGCCGCTTGCGACCGGCCGGACGGTCTCGTCGATCCGACGTCCTCCGGGTCGCCCGATCCCTCCGCCGGCGCCGGCCAGACCGGCAGCAGCCCCGCCGCCCCCGGGTCCAACCCCGCCACGGCCACGCGACGCCTCGGCGCCGAGTGGGAGAAGCACGCACGGACGTTCATGGCCTGGCCCGCCTCCGAGGACGTCTGGGGCAACCAGCTGGCCGGCGTCCGCAAGGACATCGCGGGGGTGGCGCAGGCGATCGGCAGTCGCGAGCCGGTGGTGCTGCTGGTCCGGCCCGGTCAGGAGGACTCCGCCAGGAACGCGTGCGGCTCCGACGTCGAGATCTTCTCCACCCCCGTGGACGACCTGTGGGCCCGCGACACCGTTCCGGTGTTCGTCGAGGAGGGCGGCAAGGTCAAGGGCGTCGACTTCAACTTCAGCGGCTGGGGCGGCAAGCAGCAGCACGCCAACGACGCGCAGATCGCCCGCGCCGTGCTCGGCAAGTACGGCCTGGAGCGGATCCAGACCCCGATCGTCGCCGAGGGCGGTTCGTTCGAGAGCGACGGCCAGGGCACCCTGTTGATCACCGAGAGCTCGGTGGTCAACGCGAACCGCAACCCGGGCAAGAGCCGCGACCAGGTCGAGGCGGAGCTGAAGCAGGCGCTCGGCGTGACCAAGGTGATCTGGCTGGCCGGTGTGCGCGGCAAGGACATCACCGACGCCCACGTGGACTGCCTGGCCCGGTTCGCCGCGCCCGGCGTGATCTTCCTGGACCGTGCCTTCCCCGGCAGCCCGGCCGACGTCTGGTCCCGGTCCGCCGACCAGGCCCGCGCCGTGCTGGCCGACGCGACCGATGCCACCGGCAAGAAGCTGAAGGTGGTCGAGATCTCCCAGCCCGACCCGGACCAGATCACCGGTCGCGGCGACGCGTTCGTGTCCTCGTACATGAACTTCTACATCGGCAA
Above is a genomic segment from Kitasatospora viridis containing:
- a CDS encoding TetR/AcrR family transcriptional regulator, with protein sequence MAGRKTSILEAAARVIARRGVRGLRVEELAAEAGVSTALIYYHFKDRTGILRQTMEFISDRAERYTTERTDGAEQLSPREELERTLLLELQDSAEVRENSTAWGELRASAVFEPELREDLARATLIWVQEMADLLGRVVPLASATALASAAERLTALLEGLSMRWLSGGLPLDHARALLLEAIDAELRRLQR
- a CDS encoding agmatine deiminase family protein, which translates into the protein MTDPRMQLARVPMDDVPHARTWMSWPSRKSVWGRRLRGVQEDIALIARTISRYEPVVMCAPDDYSVSEARSYCGPTVSVIGSVPTDDLWMRDIAPVFRRDGHGHLEAVSLNFNGWGHKQTHSYDKHVAEEIAYQNGQRFVRADFVGEGGAIETDGDGTVMATESSLVNKNRNRGMSRDEIEEAVLYTYGAQRMIWVPGIKGKDITDDHIDVTSRFVRPGVVMVQLPPNERTDEWARDAREQFAILAGETDARGRRLEIIRVDGPDSVRSRSADFVDSYLNFHVVNGAVITAQFGDAYKDMAARRALEAAFPGREVVQLDVDRLMEGGGGIHCSTMHEPLPY
- a CDS encoding agmatine deiminase family protein; this translates as MSPSNFSRRTTLRTLAGVGLLALGAAACDRPDGLVDPTSSGSPDPSAGAGQTGSSPAAPGSNPATATRRLGAEWEKHARTFMAWPASEDVWGNQLAGVRKDIAGVAQAIGSREPVVLLVRPGQEDSARNACGSDVEIFSTPVDDLWARDTVPVFVEEGGKVKGVDFNFSGWGGKQQHANDAQIARAVLGKYGLERIQTPIVAEGGSFESDGQGTLLITESSVVNANRNPGKSRDQVEAELKQALGVTKVIWLAGVRGKDITDAHVDCLARFAAPGVIFLDRAFPGSPADVWSRSADQARAVLADATDATGKKLKVVEISQPDPDQITGRGDAFVSSYMNFYIGNKGVYLPLFGDAKADGQAQEIMKDTFPGREIVPIQIDTIASGGGGIHCSTHDQPAG